agcccagcccggTGGGAGCGGAGGGGCAGGATTCGCCCTCGTGTGCGCAGCTTTGCGAGGGGACCGAGAGGAGCGAGGGCAGCTCTGCCGGCAGAGCCGTGCCTGCCGCCATCCCCGCCTGCCGCTCACTGTCTGCGTAAATCCCGGCTTGCGGTAACCCTTTCAGCCGCGGAAGGACACGCGTGCGCGGGGCGATGCCCAGCCCGGGGGTGCCAGCTCTGTGGGTGCTGCTCTGTGCCCGGGTCTCGGGGGGGCAATGCcgcgctgcagccccctgcccgctgcgCCCTGCTGCGGCCCGCGCAGAGCTCCGGGCCAGCACTCGCCCTGTCGCCGTGGCCAGGCTGAGCGGGTAATAAAGGCGCGCTGCTCTCCGCGACCCGAGTCTGCAACTTCCTGGCTGCCAAGTGACTGTTTAGCTGAAAAGTCGCGGTGCCTTTTGCAACTGCGCGTGCTTCCCATCATGCCAGGGTcggggtggtgggcgctggggggccCGGGGGACGAGGGCCACCGTGCTCCCTACTTGCAGCTGGGGATGGAgaggcagcacccaggcagaTGCAGGAGTCCCTGTGCTCATTAATTACGTATTTGAATTTCCAGCCCTTGCGGCTATAGAGGAAGGCCAGGTCAGAAAACAGAAACGCCCTGGAAAGCAGCCAGCCTGAGTTACTGACAGGCATGACATACCTGATCTCTAGCTCTGGGGTCTCCAGCACAGCTCCGATACTGGAGGGGGAGATCTGGGCTTTCCCCCAGCCCTCCcacggccagctggcagcccggggctgccgccgctgcccgtcATGCCTCGGTTTCTCCCCGGCACTCAGCTCAGCTCCACGGGGCACACCCTCGTCCCCTGCTTGCTGAGTGCGTTTTGCTCCCTGAGGCCAGGAGACACGCTGGCGGTGGTCAGTGACATGGCGAATTTGCCTTCTGTAGCGTGTATGAAGGGGTCCTTAGCACAGTTTCTCCCTTGGAAGGCTACTTGGCTTTTGTCTTTAGCAATAATAAGTGTTTGTCTGTTTTCCCTTCTACAAAAAGAATGGGAAAGGACCCACTGCTTTCCCCAGCCTGAGTGATGCAGAACTGGCCTGAGGGTCCTTCCTGGCCATAGGAGACCCTGCGGCATCCTGCACCCAGTCAGGGCTGGGCGCTGCCTGCTTCCCCGAGCAGGCACCCGGCTGCCTCCTCCACCAGTCACCCGTGTCCCGGCAGCTGCTTCCCGGGCTGAGCCTCCCCGCGGACGGTGCCCAGGCGGCTCTCGCCGCTCTCCCTCCCTGCGGCAGGGTGCCGGGGGGATGGCAAAGCCCCCTTCAACCCCCCGGGGAGAAATCCTCCCGCACAGCCCCACTTTAGTGCCACCGAGGTCAGACCCTGCAGGCTGATTAGCAGGATTTCCTCGCGAGGATCCTAATCCCGCCTGGCTCTGGTACCTGCTTATCCGCTCCCAGGCCCGGGGTGGTGGATTAGtgccgggagccggggccgcggggtccTGCCCCGCCGCTCGGCTCCAGCCGGCGCCGGGCCtcgcggggcagagcccggctgcGCAGCGCGCAGCCGCTCGCCTGCCCAGCAGCCagctggggcggccggggcgcaggGCTGGACGTGGCTGCAGCGTTTCCTGCTCCTGGAGGGGAGCGAGAGAAAGGTGAGTTTGGGCACTGAGGAGGGGTGTGCTTGGTCTGTTTTTTCACCGAAAAGACCCAGtcctgagccctggggctgggagaggccggTCCTGCAGCACCTCGCAACGGCATGCTGGGGTCCGGCGGCACCCTGGGCAccatctccttcccacctctgcttcCAGCCTCCCCGTCAGTAGGATCTGCCAGCCGCTGAAAAAGTAATGCGAGAAAGCAGTTGTGTTAGTGTCGCTTCCCAGACCCAGAGGATCCCATCGCTTTGCAAAGGAGGAATAGTGTCTGCCCCCATCCctcagatggggaaactgaggcacaggcaggtttctcccctccctcctgggCTGCCCAGCTCTCCCGGAGCCGTGGCTGGTCCCCAGGGATCATGTCCCGCTCCTTCAGCCAGGGATGGATTTGCTCGGGGGACGCAGGTGGCTGCTGCGTGACTGGTGTAATTCGTGAATCTGGTTCATTGTTCCCAAAGCAACGCTGACCTGAAAGGGATTTTATAGAGCCTGTGCCctattttgctgcttttggtTTACAAAAGGATAAAAGTTGAAGGTTTTGGTGTGGAAAGGAGCTTTGTGGGCAGGAATGTGGTGCCGGCTCCTACCTGCCGGTGCTGCAGGGCCCAGGGGGGCTCAGCCGGGCGCTCGTGCCCTTTCCCGAGTGCCTGCTAAGCCCCGAGTTAGGGGTGACCGAAAGCCAAGCGCGTCGCAGGCAGCCCGACGGCGGATCAGCATGGCTCGGCCTCGGGACAGGGCGGCTGGGCTCTGCGGGGCGAGGGCTCGCGCTgaccctgccctctcttcccgcagccggagcggagcggggcagcACGGTGCAagcgccggcccgcgcccccgccaTGGCCGTGGGCAcccagctggggctgctgctctggaaGAACTTCACCTACCGGCGGAGGCAGAGGGTGAGGCGGGCGCCTGCGCCGGGGGGGCTCCTAAAGAGCCGCCAGGTCCCCTGCGCCAcgggccaggcagggccctgggtgcTGATGGAGATGGGGACTCTTCTGTCCCCTCTGCCCCGACCACGGGTCTCCCCCTCTAGATCCAGCTGGCCATTGAGCTCCTGTGgcccctcttcctcttcttcatcttGATCTCCGTGCGACAGTCCCACCCACCGTTCAAGCAGCATGAGTGTGAGTGCCCTGCGCCAGCCCAAGCCCCCTCGGACCCACCGGTGCCGGGCTGCAAGGGCTCCCCGTGCCCTGGGTGCTGCCCCTCGCGCTGgagccctgcaggacctggcacagccctgggtggcacAGGGGGTGACAAGCGTGATGAGGTGGACGCAGGCTGGGGCGCCCTGGGCTGTCCCTGCTCAGGGGTGCGTGGGACCCTGGGGACCCCGGGAGCTCCCTCCCGCCCCTCTGGGACCTGTGCCCCCATCTGTCTGCAGGCCACTTCCCCAACAAGGCGCTGCCGTCGGCCGGGACGCTGCCCTGGATCCAGGGCATCATCTGCAACCTGAACAACCCCTGCTTCCGCTACCCGACGGCGGGAGAGGCCCCCGGCGTGGTGGGGAACTTCGACGGGGCCATGTGAGTGGTGGGCGCCAGGGagcccgcgggggccggcggggagcacGTCTCaccgccgcctctgcccgcagcctcTCCCGCCTGCTGGAGGACGCGCGGCGGGTGCTGCTCCGTGCCCGGGGGGAGCAGCTCCcgcgcagcctggcccagctcctgcgCGCCCTGCGCCGGCTCCGGGGCAGCGCGGCTCTGCGGAGGGGTGAGCACCGGGGCCGGGCGGGTGGGTGCctggcggggagcgcggcccctCCGCGCTGACCCCGCGCTCCCGtcccgccagccctgcccgtGAGGGGCTACCTGCGGGAGGAGGAGAGCTTCTCCCGGTTCCTCCGCACCAACGCGTCCCTGCCGCCGGCGCTGGCGGACCagctgctgggggctgagctCAGCCCACGCATCGTGAGTAGGGGGCACGTGCCCGGCCGGCTGGCGGGTGACGGTGGCTCCGGGGCTCCCCTGCCTCACcgccctctcccccggcccccAGCTCTCCCTTGTGGGCGCCCGCGTCCCGCTGAAGGCCGTGGTCTGCAACGCCTCGACGCTGGCGGGCTTCCTGGTGGCGGGCGacggcgcggccgcggagcgcctGCAGCGGGGGCTctgcgccctgcccggccccacgcTCCGCGCCGTGGCGCGCGCCTTCCTCTCCCAGGTGGATTTCCCCCGGCTCTTTGCGGTGAGTCCCCTGGGGCGCGGGGGACGTGGAGCCGCAGCCGCCCTGGGAAGCCCCAGCTCGGAgacccgccggggccccgcgggggagCTTGACCCCCCATCCCGCGTCCCTGGCAGGAGCGGCTGAGCGCGGAGGCGGACGATGTCGCTGAcgccctgggagccctggccacCATCCTGCGGGGCGCTGAGACCCTGCTGCAGGAGGTAGCTGCCCCGTTCCCCCTGCCCGTGCTGCCATGGGGGTGCTCCTGCCCCCGGGTGCCCCCGGCAGTGCCCTGCTGCCCGGCGCGTCCTGGGTGTCCCTGGCCCTGCGGCggggctcccgcagccccgctcTGCTCCCTGGCCTGCTCTCCCCAGGTCTCCTCCACGACCAGCTTCgcggagctgcagcaggagctcagggcaCTGGCTGCCCCCAACGGCAGCACCTCCCTCCCGGGTGCCTTCAGGGCCCTGTCCCGCATCGCCTGCGGGCACCCCGAGGGCGGCGGGCTCCGCATCCCCTCCCTCAACTGGTATGAGGACAACGACGTCAAAGCCTTCCTGGACCGCAACAGCTCCGAGCAGAGAGCTGCGGCCCCCAGCGATGGCACCAGTGAGCAGAGACACCgcgctgggcagggcaggggcgtGCCGGGCTGCCCCggtggggaggcagcaggggcagcaCCTGAGGGCTTGTTTCTGCCCCCGTGCCAGGTCCCTTCTGCAAAGAGCTCACCCAGAGCCTGGAGTCCCATCCCCTTTCGCAGATCTTCTGGCGGAGCATCAAGCCCCTCTTCGTGGGAAAGATCCTGTACACGCCGCCAGGCCCCGGCACCGACAGCGTCATGGCCGAGGTGAGCGGGCGCCGCCAGGGTGGGCGGCGTGGGGAGCGCCGGGACGATGGGGTGCCCCCAGGCCTGCCTCACCCACCACCCCGTCCAGGTGAACCGGACCTTCCAGGAGCTGGCCGTGCTGCGGGACGTGGCGGGCGCATGGTGGGAGCTGGCACCCCAGATCCATGCCTTCCTCAACAGCAGCCTGGAGATGCAGCTCCTCCAGGTGTGTAGCACCCATGgagccggccccagccccagcctcggCCCTGGCTGGGCACCTCTTCCCATCACAGACAGGGTGACGGGTGTCCCaggtgggctgtgcagggcgTGCAGCTCGGGGCTGGCCGGGGATGGACGGGTGCTGTGGGAAGAGATGCATTGACCCTCTTTCCCCCCCGTTTTTTTGCAGGAGCTACTGCAGGTCCCGggcacagcacagctcctggACGGGCTCCTCAACGGCACGTCCTGGAACCTGTCGGCCCTGGCCGGGTTCCTGGCTGGGCCGGCCGCGGGCCCCGGGCTCACCTGGCACCAGGTGTACACCCAAGCGGACCAGGTCCTGGGCATGCTGGCGCAGTTCGTGGAGGTGCGtgtccccccggcccccgcaccGGCCGGCTCCCCGAGCGCCCGCTCAGCCTGCTCAGACCCTCCTGCCCACAGTGCATCTGCCTGGACAAGATCGAGGCGGTGGCCACCGAggggcagctggtggccagggccttggagctgctggagcagcggCAGTTCTGGGCCGCCGTGGTCTTCGAGCCGCCCACGAACACCACGGCACAGGCGCTGCCCCCCCACGTCCGCTACAAGATCCGCATGGACATCGACGACGTCACGAAGACCAACAAGATCAAGGATAGGTCGGGGGAAGCTCATCCCCGTATCCCGTGCCCAGGGCGGGGGGTGtcccccacctgccagcgctctGGTCTGCCCCCAGGTTTTGGGACCCTGGCCCAGCAGCTGACCCCTTCAGTGACCTGCGTTACGTGTGGGGCGGCTTCGTCTACGTGCAGGACCTGGTGGAGCAGGCGGTGGTGCGGGTGCAGACCGGGGGTGCCTCGCGCACCGGGGTGTACATCCAGCAAATGCCCTACCCCTGCTACGTGGACGACGTGTGAGTGGGCAGCGTGGGGTCCCCACCCTGGGTGTCCCCTGCTGGGCGGTGTTGGGCCAGGGGCAGTAAGGGCCGCCACTGTCTCCCACAGGTTCCTGCGGGTCCTGAACCGCTCACTGCCCCTCTTCATGACACTGGCCTGGATCTACTCTGTGGCCATGATCATCAAGGGGGTGGTGCACGAGAAGGAGGCACGTCTCAAGGAGACCATGAAGACCATGGGGCTGAGCAGCGGGATCCTCTGGCTCAGCTGGTTCCTCAGcagcttcctccccttcctcatcAGCTCAGCCTTTCTCGTCCTCATCCTCAAGGCAGGTTGCAGAGCCAAGCATGGGAGACAGAGCCTGGGTGACGTGGGGAGCGCAGGGGCCTGGCAGCCTGCGCGGGGGGGCTCTGTGGGCTCCAACCCCCCTCCTTTCGCAGCTGGGGAACATCCTACCCTACAGCAATCCTGCTGTGATCTTCCTCTTCCTTGGCACCTTCTCGGTGGCCACCATCTGCCAGTGCTTCCTCATCAGCACCTTCTTCCCACGCGCCAACCTGGCCTCAGCTTGCGGCGGCATCATCTACTTCTCCTTCTACCTGCCCTACGTGCTGTGCGTGGCGTGGCGTGACCACATCACCTTCCCGCTCCGTGTCCTCGTGGTGAGCAGCCTCGGCTGCCCTATGGGTGCCCCTGGGGCACCCTGTGCGTGCTGGGTGCAAGATTCGGGCCGCGGGGTCCCCCTCCTACCCCAGGCTCTGATCTTTCCACCCACGCCGCCGTGCTTGCTGCCACCAGAGCCTTCTGTCACCGGTGGCCTTCGGCTTCGGCTGCGAGTACTTCTCGCTCTACGAGGAGCAGGGGGTGGGCATCCAGTGGCACAACCTGGGCACCAGCCCTGTACCCGGCGACCCCTACAACTTCGCCACGGCcatggctctgctgctgctggacgcCGGCCTCTACGGCCTGGGCACCTGGTACATCGAGGGCGTCTTCCCAGGTGAgcgcagcccccgcagccccccaccgcccccggctCGGCCCAGTGCTCGGCCCAGCGCTCCCTGTCCGTGCTGCAGGTCAGTACGGGATCCCCAAACCCTGGAATTTCCCCTTCCTGAGGAGCTACTGGTGCGGCGAGGTGTCCTCGGCCGGGCACCCCCCGTACCCCACCAGCCCCCTGGCTGCACCCCAAGGTGAGCTCCTGCCTCGTGCCCACCCCGGAGCCTGGTGGCCGGAGCAGCAGAGCCGGGCTTGGGCGCTTCTGCAGGGACGCTGGGGCTTGCCCCGCTTCGAGGGGACCGGCCCCATGACCATGACCCTCCGGTGGCTTCCAGTGCTGGTGGAGGAGCcgccagcccagctccagccggGAGTCTCCATCCGCAACTTGGTGAAGATTTACCACAACAGCAGCCGAGTGGCCGTCAATGGGCTGAGCCTGGACTTCTACGAGGGGCAGATCACCTCCTTCCTGGGCCACAACGGGGCTGGCAAGACCACCACCATGTGAGGCTGCAGGCTGGGGGTGCTGGCGCGGAGCGGCTGCGTGGCCGCGTAGGGGGACCACTGTGTGCCCTGGGACCGGGCTGTGCTCCTGGGGATGGGACctgagcccagctctccccagcttTGACGTGTTCCCGtccccctgccctgaccccacGAGGATAAGCTCCAGGCACCCCATATAGGACAGGGGACACCGGCCACCACGAATGAGTCCTGCTTCCCCTGCGCTCCCCTTCTCCCACGGTCCCACCTGCAGGTCCATCCTCACCGGcctcctgccccccacctccGGCACTGCCTACATCCTGGGCTGGGACATCCGCTCTGACATCGACAGCATCCGGAAAACCATGGGCATGTGCCCCCAGCACAACGTGCTCTTCGACATGtaggcaggggccggggcgggccagggtggggaccgggccccggtgtccgggcgggcggcggggggtgccCCGCCAGCGCCGGCCGCTCAGGGCTGCCCGCCGCAGCCTGACGGTGGAGGAGCACGTCTGGTTCTACGGGCGGCTCAAGGGGCTGTCGGAGGAGCAGGTGAAGGCGGAGATGGACCAGCTGATCCGGGACACGGGGCTGCCCCACAAGCGCCGGGAGCAGACCAAGAAGCTCTCGGGTGCGtgcggggggcaggacggggaccCCGGGGCCGAGCAGCGGCCCctacggccccggccgcccccgatGCCCTCCCTCTGGCCCCGCAGGCGGGATGCAGCGGAAGCTCTCCGTGGCCATCGCCTTCGTGGGCGGCTCCAAGGTGGTCATCCTGGACGAGCCCACGGCCGGCGTGGACCCCTACTCCCGCCGCAGCATCTGGGAGCTGCTGCTCAAGTACCGCAAAGGTCAAGGCTGTGGGGACGGGGCAggggacccctcttccccctctgTGCGCGtgagccccagccccggggaggggTCTGGGTGCTGGGTGACGTGGCGCTCTGCCCCCAGGCCGCACCATCATCCTGTCCACCCACTACATGGACGAGGCGGACCTGCTGGGCGACCGCATCGCCATCATCTCGCAGGGCCGGCTCTGCTGCTGCGGGTCCCCCCTCTTCCTCAAGGCCAGGCTGGGCACTGGCTACTACCTCACCCTGGTGAAGCGGGAGCGGGTCGGGCCGGGTGGCAGCACtggcagcatcctcagccccACCAAAAAGGTGGGTCCCTGGGTGTCAAGCGCCAGCTGAGAGGTGGCCGGTCCCTCCGGGtatccagctgtgctgcagcatccCACGCTCCGGCTGCCCTCTCCCGCAGGACGACAACGACTCGGAGCGCAGCAGCGACACGGGCCTGGGCAGCGAGCGGGACAGCGAGGCCAGTGCGGTGGGTGAGGACCCTGTCCCTGCCTTGCGCCCTCATCCCGGTGCGACCCTCCCGGTGCTCCCCGGCTGGGCCCCGCTGCAGGCTTGAGGCCGCGCTCCCCggagcagctccttcctcctctgccccctgcaaagtcccccgggacccccaggcccaggtgcagggcacagtgctggctccTGTGCCGGACACTGGCGCTGGCCCCAGGttcccagccctccctgtccccccagATGTGCCCCAGCTGTCAGCTCTGATCCAGAAGCTGGTCCCGGGCTCCCGGCTGGTGGAAGACATTGGGCAAGAGCTGCTCTTCGTCCTGCCCTACAGCGGCGCTGAGGATGGGGCGTTCGGGGACCTCTTCCGGGAGCTGGACGCTCACCTGGGGGAGCTGGGCATCTCCAGCTACGGCATCTCCGACACCACCCTGGAAGAGGTATCTGGGGAtggtggctggggctggaggagctggcggCCGGGGCTTTGCTCCCGTGGGGTCCCCGGCCACCGAACATCTGGCGGGCACTCGTGGCTGGGTTTAACGCCCCATCTCTCTCAGATCTTTCTGAAGGTGGCCGAGGACACGGGGGTGGACGTTGATGTGGCAGGTGAAATGTGTTGCCCCGGACTGAGCTTCAGGACACTGGGGTGCAGGACAGGGGCCAGGGGGATGCTTGGTGGCGCAGGGGGATGCAGCACCGGTacagcccctgccctccccagcactggggtccctgccAGGAGCAGCCTCGGGTGCAGGTATGTGTCGCAGGCTGTGGCCTCGGTCCCACCCTGCCGCTCTGCCCCCTGTTTCGCCAGGCATCAGGAGAGCCTCACGGTCGGGGAGAGAAGCCATCCCCAGCGAGGACAGGGACGCAGAAGCGGCCAATGGGGAGCCGGGTAAGAGGGACCcccggggctgcagggccaggtggGGGCTGAGCTCCCCGACCGGCCCAGCCCTGGCCACTGGTCCCCCCGTCGCCCGTGCCGG
This sequence is a window from Struthio camelus isolate bStrCam1 chromosome 26, bStrCam1.hap1, whole genome shotgun sequence. Protein-coding genes within it:
- the ABCA7 gene encoding phospholipid-transporting ATPase ABCA7 isoform X3, which encodes MAVGTQLGLLLWKNFTYRRRQRIQLAIELLWPLFLFFILISVRQSHPPFKQHECHFPNKALPSAGTLPWIQGIICNLNNPCFRYPTAGEAPGVVGNFDGAILSRLLEDARRVLLRARGEQLPRSLAQLLRALRRLRGSAALRRALPVRGYLREEESFSRFLRTNASLPPALADQLLGAELSPRILSLVGARVPLKAVVCNASTLAGFLVAGDGAAAERLQRGLCALPGPTLRAVARAFLSQVDFPRLFAERLSAEADDVADALGALATILRGAETLLQEVSSTTSFAELQQELRALAAPNGSTSLPGAFRALSRIACGHPEGGGLRIPSLNWYEDNDVKAFLDRNSSEQRAAAPSDGTSPFCKELTQSLESHPLSQIFWRSIKPLFVGKILYTPPGPGTDSVMAEVNRTFQELAVLRDVAGAWWELAPQIHAFLNSSLEMQLLQELLQVPGTAQLLDGLLNGTSWNLSALAGFLAGPAAGPGLTWHQVYTQADQVLGMLAQFVECICLDKIEAVATEGQLVARALELLEQRQFWAAVVFEPPTNTTAQALPPHVRYKIRMDIDDVTKTNKIKDRFWDPGPAADPFSDLRYVWGGFVYVQDLVEQAVVRVQTGGASRTGVYIQQMPYPCYVDDVFLRVLNRSLPLFMTLAWIYSVAMIIKGVVHEKEARLKETMKTMGLSSGILWLSWFLSSFLPFLISSAFLVLILKLGNILPYSNPAVIFLFLGTFSVATICQCFLISTFFPRANLASACGGIIYFSFYLPYVLCVAWRDHITFPLRVLVSLLSPVAFGFGCEYFSLYEEQGVGIQWHNLGTSPVPGDPYNFATAMALLLLDAGLYGLGTWYIEGVFPGQYGIPKPWNFPFLRSYWCGEVSSAGHPPYPTSPLAAPQVLVEEPPAQLQPGVSIRNLVKIYHNSSRVAVNGLSLDFYEGQITSFLGHNGAGKTTTMSILTGLLPPTSGTAYILGWDIRSDIDSIRKTMGMCPQHNVLFDILTVEEHVWFYGRLKGLSEEQVKAEMDQLIRDTGLPHKRREQTKKLSGGMQRKLSVAIAFVGGSKVVILDEPTAGVDPYSRRSIWELLLKYRKGRTIILSTHYMDEADLLGDRIAIISQGRLCCCGSPLFLKARLGTGYYLTLVKRERVGPGGSTGSILSPTKKDDNDSERSSDTGLGSERDSEASAVDVPQLSALIQKLVPGSRLVEDIGQELLFVLPYSGAEDGAFGDLFRELDAHLGELGISSYGISDTTLEEIFLKVAEDTGVDVDVAGIRRASRSGREAIPSEDRDAEAANGEPVRGARRAEEPQETDLLRGAAGRGSRWVTGWALTRQQLRALFIKRLLHARRSTRGFFAQIVLPAVFVCVALLFSLIVPPFGKYPPLRLEPWMYGHQFTFFSDDAPGDLDTARLLGALLAEPGFGTKCMKDAGEETEPCPPASHPGGFSVPPASPALVAALQRGNWTPAEPSPSCQCSAPGAHRMLPDCPDAAGGLPPPQVQRGTGDVLQNLTGRNISDYLVKTYPQIIREGLKSKKWVNEQRYGGFSLGTRSSQVLPSAEEVDRAVLELRALFNVTTGSPADRLLGNLSRFIEGLNTRKNIKVWFNNKGWHAMVSFLNVASNGLLRARLPAGADPARYGITATNHPLNLTKEQLSEAALMATSVDVLVSICVIFAMSFVPASFVLFLIEERVSKAKHLQFVSGMKPVTYWLGNFAWDMCNYLVPALLVILIFLCFQQKSYVSSANLPSLVLLLLLYGWSITPLMYPASFLFSIPSTAYVALTCINLFIGINGSVATFVLELFVDQKLSDINRILKKVFLIFPHFCLGRGLIDMVKNQAMADAFERFGDKRFVSPLCWDLAGKNMFAMAVQGVIFFLFTLLVQYRFFLRLRPRGLRLPSLGEEDEDVARERAKVGSAPRATDVLVLQDLTKCFGLLGVNGAGKTSTFKMLTGDTEVTLGEAWLKGHSVLTDLQSVHQNMGYCPQFDAVTDLLTGREHLEFYSRLRGVPEEETSRVAQWGIAKLGLGPHADRPAGKYSGGNKRKLSTAIALIGCPPVVFLDEPTTGMDPRARRFLWDCILSVIKEGRSVVLTSHSMEECEALCTRMAIMVNGRFRCLGSVQHLKNRFGDGYTVVVRVGGPGPALEPVESLLQRSFPGIVLKERHGGLLQYQLPSRACSLASVFGVLAAQRGPCRIQDYSVSQTTLDQVFVHFAREQSDEDPSRDPAPGQDPAPAPGPATRLPPFLEDESWQESVV
- the ABCA7 gene encoding phospholipid-transporting ATPase ABCA7 isoform X1; the encoded protein is MAVGTQLGLLLWKNFTYRRRQRIQLAIELLWPLFLFFILISVRQSHPPFKQHECHFPNKALPSAGTLPWIQGIICNLNNPCFRYPTAGEAPGVVGNFDGAILSRLLEDARRVLLRARGEQLPRSLAQLLRALRRLRGSAALRRALPVRGYLREEESFSRFLRTNASLPPALADQLLGAELSPRILSLVGARVPLKAVVCNASTLAGFLVAGDGAAAERLQRGLCALPGPTLRAVARAFLSQVDFPRLFAERLSAEADDVADALGALATILRGAETLLQEVSSTTSFAELQQELRALAAPNGSTSLPGAFRALSRIACGHPEGGGLRIPSLNWYEDNDVKAFLDRNSSEQRAAAPSDGTSPFCKELTQSLESHPLSQIFWRSIKPLFVGKILYTPPGPGTDSVMAEVNRTFQELAVLRDVAGAWWELAPQIHAFLNSSLEMQLLQELLQVPGTAQLLDGLLNGTSWNLSALAGFLAGPAAGPGLTWHQVYTQADQVLGMLAQFVECICLDKIEAVATEGQLVARALELLEQRQFWAAVVFEPPTNTTAQALPPHVRYKIRMDIDDVTKTNKIKDRFWDPGPAADPFSDLRYVWGGFVYVQDLVEQAVVRVQTGGASRTGVYIQQMPYPCYVDDVFLRVLNRSLPLFMTLAWIYSVAMIIKGVVHEKEARLKETMKTMGLSSGILWLSWFLSSFLPFLISSAFLVLILKLGNILPYSNPAVIFLFLGTFSVATICQCFLISTFFPRANLASACGGIIYFSFYLPYVLCVAWRDHITFPLRVLVSLLSPVAFGFGCEYFSLYEEQGVGIQWHNLGTSPVPGDPYNFATAMALLLLDAGLYGLGTWYIEGVFPGQYGIPKPWNFPFLRSYWCGEVSSAGHPPYPTSPLAAPQVLVEEPPAQLQPGVSIRNLVKIYHNSSRVAVNGLSLDFYEGQITSFLGHNGAGKTTTMSILTGLLPPTSGTAYILGWDIRSDIDSIRKTMGMCPQHNVLFDILTVEEHVWFYGRLKGLSEEQVKAEMDQLIRDTGLPHKRREQTKKLSGGMQRKLSVAIAFVGGSKVVILDEPTAGVDPYSRRSIWELLLKYRKGRTIILSTHYMDEADLLGDRIAIISQGRLCCCGSPLFLKARLGTGYYLTLVKRERVGPGGSTGSILSPTKKDDNDSERSSDTGLGSERDSEASAVDVPQLSALIQKLVPGSRLVEDIGQELLFVLPYSGAEDGAFGDLFRELDAHLGELGISSYGISDTTLEEIFLKVAEDTGVDVDVAGIRRASRSGREAIPSEDRDAEAANGEPVRGARRAEEPQETDLLRGAAGRGSRWVTGWALTRQQLRALFIKRLLHARRSTRGFFAQIVLPAVFVCVALLFSLIVPPFGKYPPLRLEPWMYGHQFTFFSDDAPGDLDTARLLGALLAEPGFGTKCMKDAGEETEPCPPASHPGGFSVPPASPALVAALQRGNWTPAEPSPSCQCSAPGAHRMLPDCPDAAGGLPPPQVQRGTGDVLQNLTGRNISDYLVKTYPQIIREGLKSKKWVNEQRYGGFSLGTRSSQVLPSAEEVDRAVLELRALFNVTTGSPADRLLGNLSRFIEGLNTRKNIKVWFNNKGWHAMVSFLNVASNGLLRARLPAGADPARYGITATNHPLNLTKEQLSEAALMATSVDVLVSICVIFAMSFVPASFVLFLIEERVSKAKHLQFVSGMKPVTYWLGNFAWDMCNYLVPALLVILIFLCFQQKSYVSSANLPSLVLLLLLYGWSITPLMYPASFLFSIPSTAYVALTCINLFIGINGSVATFVLELFVDQKLSDINRILKKVFLIFPHFCLGRGLIDMVKNQAMADAFERFGDKRFVSPLCWDLAGKNMFAMAVQGVIFFLFTLLVQYRFFLRLRPRGLRLPSLGEEDEDVARERAKVGSAPRATDVLVLQDLTKVYWRRKVPAVDRLCVAIPPGECFGLLGVNGAGKTSTFKMLTGDTEVTLGEAWLKGHSVLTDLQSVHQNMGYCPQFDAVTDLLTGREHLEFYSRLRGVPEEETSRVAQWGIAKLGLGPHADRPAGKYSGGNKRKLSTAIALIGCPPVVFLDEPTTGMDPRARRFLWDCILSVIKEGRSVVLTSHSMEECEALCTRMAIMVNGRFRCLGSVQHLKNRFGDGYTVVVRVGGPGPALEPVESLLQRSFPGIVLKERHGGLLQYQLPSRACSLASVFGVLAAQRGPCRIQDYSVSQTTLDQVFVHFAREQSDEDPSRDPAPGQDPAPAPGPATRLPPFLEDESWQESVV